GGATGATCTCAAAAGAAGAAAATACAAAGAAGAAGCTAAAGTTATTCTTGAAAAATTAAAAGGCGGCAACGACTATTTAGAAAACCGACTAAAAGCAAAAATTGAAGAATACGAACAATATCTAGACTAATTTATTTTTGTGAAATGTGAAATGTGAAAAGTAAGATGTGAAATGTGGTTTTTAATCACTCAAACTTTCATCTTACTTTTCACTTTTTACCTCTTTCTTCTTTTATCTCTCCTCTTTCTTCTTTCCTCTTTCTTCTTTCCTCTTTCTTCTTTTATCTCTCTTCTCAAAATCTCAATCGTCTAATAACTTCCTCCAGAACCACCACCACTAAATCCGCCATCGCCAAACTCCATTGGAGAATTTGTTTTAATTTCTGGTTTTAAACCTAATGTTGAGGCAACAATTAGTGTTTCTGCATTTAAGAAAGTATTCGAATGATGTATTCTATCTGGTTTGAAAGTTAATCCGCTTTCTTTGTTTTTTAATTTTTGAATGGATACATAAGCAATTCCAAACATTACAAGTCCACCAATGGTCAAAGCTGCTTCAGCCGGTAAAACAGAATAATAAAAACGGATGGTAAAAACCGTAAATGCAAACGCACCAAAACTAATCCAAAGCATTATTCTATCTTTTGTCTTAATAGCTTGAACTAAATAAAGCACAGGAACAATACATGTAAAAGCATAAAAGAAATAAGCAAACGGGATATCTTGTCCCGGTTTAATATCAACACTCAAAAGTTCTGCTGAAAGTTCTCTCACTACCAAATAATTACAAGAAAGATAAAATAAAACCAGGCAGAAACTGTTAGCTAATACAAATGCGTTATAATGATAAATTTCAGTCAGATTTTTAATTTTCTTTTTAGTAAAAAAATAAAATCCTCCGGAAAAGAGCATTAATGCGAAAGGCATAATCGTTTTTCCTATATCACCAATTTCATATAAACCGAAGAACAATACTGCAGTTGAGGCCAAACAAAAAACAAGTATCGACATTAAATGCAAATATCTGTAATAAACCAAAAAAGAAGTAACAGCTACTACAACAGCCAGCCCAAGCGGTATGGAATTATAACTTTCGGTAAGAATCATGTAAGCTCCACCAGCATTTAAAATAATACCGAGAATAAAAGCATCATCTAATCCATGGCGGTAATATTTATTCTTGGCTAACATTTCTGCTCCTGCAATACCAATTCCTAAAAAAATAAAACAAGAAATACTAAAGAAAAATCTTTCTGAAAAGGAAGTGCTGCCAATTAGTCCAATCATGGAAACTGTTCCACAAATTGAAGAATACAAAAATGATCCTAGTAGAAAGAAGCCCAAACGCACCAATATATTATTCTGAACTTTAAAAGAAGGGAGTTCTTTTTTAATTATTTTCTTTTGCTCTTTACTTATAAAACCTGCACTTTCAAGAGAATAAGCTTCTTCGATTAAAGCCAGATTATTCAATAAATTTTTATCGTGTACTATCATTTGGCTATTTCTTTATTGAAGTTTTTAATCAGTTTAATAAACATTACAATCGATCCTATAAAATAAATTGGCAGCAGCATGAAGAACAGCACCCATATCTCATCAAAATCGGCATGCTCGAAAATTCTAAACAAGAAAATATTAATTCCGATATACGCATAAATAATCATAAAAACGTATAAAGAAATTGCTTTAAGCTGATAACTTATTTTATAAAAATAATAAGATGATCCCGCTAAAATGAGAGCAAAAAGAATCCATATCAATTCGTCTCTGTACATATTACTTATCGAAGCAATACTTATAATATGCAAAGCAAAAGTGAGATAGACTAAGGTAAAATGTGTTTTTAGCTCAATTTTAAAACTATAAACCGTCCATAAAATAAGCAAAACTCCCAGCATTATGGCTGAATAACTTAAACTTGGATTGGCATAGAAATCATTATTTCCTTGAAATATTTCCTGAGGCGTTACAGAAAAACCTATATAGGCCGCCAAACCGGTTATGGCAATAGTCAAAACGCTTCTGTTATCGAAATAATAAGCACAAAAGAAACTAACTAAAGTAGGCACCAAAGTTGCCAGACCGTAATGCGTTCCAAAAACCTCGTATTGAACCTGTAAGTATCCAATAAAAATACACGTTAAAACATTGGCAATTAAAACCAGATATTCTAAAAACGGACTTTCAAATTTGGTTTCTGTTTT
This is a stretch of genomic DNA from Flavobacterium endoglycinae. It encodes these proteins:
- a CDS encoding DUF2157 domain-containing protein — translated: MITENQLQEIKNYRSLNIFSLNVELKLLLSISVLMFTSGVGILIYDNIDSIGHIALLAILFVITCGCFYYCFKNSQGFQKTETKFESPFLEYLVLIANVLTCIFIGYLQVQYEVFGTHYGLATLVPTLVSFFCAYYFDNRSVLTIAITGLAAYIGFSVTPQEIFQGNNDFYANPSLSYSAIMLGVLLILWTVYSFKIELKTHFTLVYLTFALHIISIASISNMYRDELIWILFALILAGSSYYFYKISYQLKAISLYVFMIIYAYIGINIFLFRIFEHADFDEIWVLFFMLLPIYFIGSIVMFIKLIKNFNKEIAK